The proteins below come from a single Cannabis sativa cultivar Pink pepper isolate KNU-18-1 chromosome 3, ASM2916894v1, whole genome shotgun sequence genomic window:
- the LOC133036334 gene encoding probable calcium-binding protein CML27, which translates to MAATTTNEPIQSKSSSSVYLQNPDELQKVFSQFDTNGDGKISVSELGDVLKALGTTVASKDLTQVMEDLDSDHDGFISLEEFAAFCRQSSEDGGASELKDAFDLYDQDHNGLISASELHQVLSRLGMNCTVDDCNRMIGSVDSDGDGNVNFDEFKKMMTNNSMAKGSAIQ; encoded by the coding sequence ATGGCGGCCACCACCACCAACGAACCCATTCAATCAAAATCATCATCATCCGTCTACCTCCAAAACCCCGACGAGCTCCAAAAAGTCTTCAGCCAATTCGACACAAACGGTGACGGCAAGATCTCCGTTTCCGAACTCGGCGACGTTCTCAAAGCCCTAGGCACCACCGTTGCCTCCAAAGACCTAACTCAAGTCATGGAAGATCTCGATTCAGACCACGACGGTTTCATTTCGCTAGAAGAGTTCGCCGCCTTCTGTCGCCAGAGCTCAGAGGACGGTGGAGCTTCGGAGCTTAAAGATGCATTCGATCTCTACGATCAAGATCATAACGGACTCATCTCAGCCTCTGAACTTCACCAAGTTCTCAGTCGCCTAGGGATGAATTGTACCGTCGATGATTGTAATCGGATGATCGGATCCGTTGATTCTGATGGTGATGGTAATGTTAATTTCGATGAGTTTAAGAAGATGATGACTAATAATTCCATGGCTAAAGGATCGGCGATTCAGTAG